In Oreochromis niloticus isolate F11D_XX linkage group LG18, O_niloticus_UMD_NMBU, whole genome shotgun sequence, one genomic interval encodes:
- the LOC112842720 gene encoding uncharacterized protein LOC112842720, translating into MLRNSLFKNKSLFLETWVQNGILLVAQLVNKEGQLLTYNDFIALYNFPISVQEFSVVLGAIPSGTLMLYKNTDSSISTSVTLPDPAESPIGRICFSQELGNSNKRIRSLFQEDVVSLPYVISYWNRYVPDIKWKTVWMIPHKYLIVNKVKDVSFKILHKCYPASHYMVKFKRDINTNCTFCGDHPETVTHLFWYCSFTQRFWKEFSRFVIVHILREFSLRWENVLFCFFKFPKKNDKCFFMINLLILLAKFFIHKCKFTNKTPFFCHFFKDVEMYIQSISDSTNKKALKTIYICEFLRVFF; encoded by the exons ATGTTGAGAAACTCC ttatttaaaaataaatcacttttccTGGAAACTTGGGTCCAAAATGGGATCCTATTGGTGGCTCAACTGGTTAATAAAGAGGGACAACTACTTACTTACAATGACTTTATTGCACTATATAATTTTCCAATCAGTGTTCAGGAATTCTCAGTGGTGCTTGGTGCCATACCCTCAGGGACTCTAATgttatataaaaacactgacagctcAATATCTACCTCAGTCACTCTCCCTGATCCAGCTGAGTCACCAATAGGAAGAATCTGCTTTTCACAGGAACTTGGTAACAGCAATAAGAGAATACGTAGTTTATTCCAAGAAGATGTCGTCTCTCTCCCATATGTAATATCTTACTGGAACCGATATGTTCCAGATATCAAGTGGAAGACAGTCTGGATGATCCCCCATAAATATTTGATTGTAAATAAGGTGAAGGACGTCTCATTTAAAATTCTGCATAAATGTTATCCAGCCAGTCACTACATGGTAAAATTTAAAAGAGACATAAATACTAACTGTACTTTCTGTGGGGATCATCCAGAAACTGTGACACATCTTTTTTGGTACTGTTCTTTTACACAGAGATTCTGGAAGGAATTTAGCAGGTTTGTTATTGTCCATATTTTAAGGGAGTTTTCTTTACgatgggaaaatgttttattctgtttctttaagttCCCCAAGAagaatgataaatgtttttttatgataaatttGTTAATACTTTTAGCTAAATTCTTTATCCATAAATGTAAGTTTACAAACAAAACaccatttttctgtcatttttttaaggatGTGGAAATGTACATACAATCAATATCAGACTCTaccaacaaaaaggctctcaaaacaataTATATCTGTGAATTTTTGCGTGTATTCTTTTAA
- the LOC112842911 gene encoding uncharacterized protein LOC112842911 has product MTSLPVSGLQPLFLLHGKDLHLDVKEPVKLDRKTDFFWKFNSSNNIAKHVFNTDPVVFDNYEGRAELFGQNYSLLVKNVQHSDSGNYTAVTISGKEQRVAEYEVIVQDSVTPTKLTVDPVSSSSDSCNLTVTCSTVDFNISSSFRCDGKNCSHAGEKELKATKKCSSLKVYLQQDTIFCNHSNKVSWNQTMKMLKSYCETKTVSSGATIIAASTSVLFFFDSLHFLLHHHET; this is encoded by the exons atgacgtcacttccggtttcgg gGCTCCAGCCTTTGTTTCTGCTGCATGGAAAGGACTTACACCTGGATGTAAAGGAACCAGTTAAACTTGACAGAAAGACTGATTTTTTCTGGAAATTTAATTCCAGTAACAATATtgctaaacatgtttttaatactGATCCAGTCGTGTTTGACAACTATGAAGGAAGGGCTGAGTTGTTTGGACAAAATTACTCTTTGCTAGTGAAGAATGTACAACACAGTGACAGTGGAAATTATACTGCAGTAACAATCAGCGGAAAAGAGCAAAGGGTAGCGGAATACGAGGTCATAGTCCAAG ATTCAGTGACTCCTACCAAGCTGACAGTGGACCCTGTGTCCAGCAGCTCAGACTCCTGTAACCTGACTGTGACCTGCAGCACAGTGGACTTTAACATCAGCAGTAGTTTCAGATGTGATGGTAAAAACTGCTCTCATGCAGGAGAAAAGGAGTTGAAGGCCACAAAAAAATGTTCCTCTCTAAAAGTTTACCTGCAACAAGACACCATTTTCTGTAATCACAGCAACAAAGTGAGCTGGAATCAGACCATGAAGATGCTCAAATCTTACTGTGAAACAAAGACAG TTTCCAGTGGAGCCACTATAATTGCAGCTTCGACTTCTGTTCTCTTCTTTTTTGACTCTCTTCATTTCCTTTTGCATCATCATGAAACGTAA